One stretch of Candidatus Palauibacter scopulicola DNA includes these proteins:
- a CDS encoding VirB3 family type IV secretion system protein has product MRGLTRWPGYVALNRPLTVLGVERRLFLLGATLAVAVWNATASLVAGGMVFAGCYGAGWLAGRRDPAMLAVLRAAARYPARIDPGKWADEPWHLRIRTDSK; this is encoded by the coding sequence ATGCGGGGTCTGACGCGCTGGCCAGGCTACGTGGCGCTCAACCGTCCGCTCACCGTGCTGGGCGTCGAGCGGCGGCTGTTCCTGCTCGGCGCGACGCTCGCGGTTGCGGTGTGGAACGCGACGGCTTCGCTCGTGGCGGGCGGCATGGTGTTCGCGGGTTGCTACGGCGCGGGCTGGCTCGCGGGCCGTAGAGACCCGGCCATGCTCGCCGTATTGAGGGCGGCCGCCCGCTATCCGGCGCGGATCGATCCGGGCAAGTGGGCGGACGAGCCGTGGCATCTCCGCATCCGGACGGACTCGAAGTGA